A genomic window from Silene latifolia isolate original U9 population chromosome 11, ASM4854445v1, whole genome shotgun sequence includes:
- the LOC141611548 gene encoding protein FMP32, mitochondrial-like, whose protein sequence is MAASKRAIQLGSLTRSLFSGKLTGNYSVTAVNPRINRLLNNNYRHFSQLQVLGNGKRACLVDTLAMVRSLEKEGISSKQAEAITSAITEVLNDTLENVSYSFVSRGEMQKTELIQEGNIAKFKTEVQSSQDHHFALLQRETEKLQGDIEKLQRELKYEIDKVTAGQRLDLNLEKGRIREELNNQTTETSNLTNKLDREIHALRAQLEAAKYEVIKYCIGTLVSISAVGLAVVRILL, encoded by the exons ATGGCGGCATCAAAGCGAGCGATTCAACTCGGATCATTAACTCGTAGTCTATTTTCTGGTAAATTGACGGGAAATTACAGTGTTACAGCAGTTAATCCACGAATTAATCGCTTATTAAACAATAATTACCGTCACTTCTCTCAGCTTCAAGTTCTTGGTAATGGAAAGCGTGCTTGTCTTGTCGATACCTTAGCTATG GTGAGGAGTTTAGAGAAAGAGGGAATTTCGTCGAAGCAAGCCGAGGCTATAACGTCTGCAATCACTGAAGTCCTAAATGATACTTTAGAAAACGTTTCATACTCGTTTGTGTCCAGAGGTGAAATGCAGAAG ACAGAGCTGATTCAGGAAGGAAATATTGCCAAGTTTAAAACCGAGGTGCAAAGTTCGCAG GACCATCATTTTGCCTTGTTGCAAAGGGAGACTGAAAAGCTTCAAGGCGATATAGAGAAGTTGCAACGGGAGTTGAA ATATGAAATTGACAAGGTAACCGCTGGACAGCGTTTGGATCTAAACCTTGAAAAGGG GCGCATACGTGAGGAACTTAACAATCAGACGACAGAAACCTCCAACCTTACAAATAAGCTTGATCGT GAAATTCATGCTCTGAGGGCCCAATTAGAAGCTGCAAAGTATGAAGTAATCAAATACTGCATTGGTACACTGGTCTCTATTTCAGCTGTGGGTCTCGCTGTAGTCAGGATCCTTTTGTAG